In Anomaloglossus baeobatrachus isolate aAnoBae1 unplaced genomic scaffold, aAnoBae1.hap1 Scaffold_219, whole genome shotgun sequence, a single genomic region encodes these proteins:
- the LOC142261429 gene encoding uncharacterized protein LOC142261429 isoform X1: protein MTSPEWAGPPRAVQICEGGSSSARAPVQSGRILTLSFEIQGKDMQNAADTMEKGEMDVRNDERSRDLSTDDGTRSSTQKAKGTESHKGEKSYSCSECEKSFAKKSNLITHERIHTEEKPYSCSECGKCFALKSHLIRHERIHTGVKPYSCSDCERCFTDKSELIKHERTHTGEKPYSCSECERCFALKSDLIRHERIHTGMKPYSCSECERCYASKSDLITHERIHTGVKPYSCSECGKCFAWKSGLVKHERIHTGVKPYSCSECGKCFAWKSGLVKHERIHTGEKPYSCSECGKCFAQKSGLVKHQRSYTRVKP from the exons ATGACGTCACCGGAATGGGCGGGGCCTCCTCGTGCTGTGCAGATCTGTGaggggggaagcagcagtgctcgggctcctgtgcagagcggacggatcctgaccctgag ctttgaaattcagggaaaagatatgcagaacgctgcagacacaatggaaaaaggagaaatggatgtgcggaatgatgaacggagtagagatctttccacag ATGATGGTACCAGGAGTTCAACACAGAAAGCTAAGGGAACTGAAAGTCACAAAggagagaagtcatattcatgttcagaatgtgagaaatcttTTGCTAAgaaatcaaatctcattacacatgagagaattcacacagaagagaagccatattcatgttcagaatgtgggaaatgttttgctctgaaATCACATCTTATCAGAcacgagagaattcacacaggagtgaagccatattcatgttcagattgtgagaGATGTTTTACTGACAAATCAGAGCTTATTAAAcatgagagaactcacacaggagagaagccatattcatgttcagaatgtgagagatgttttgctctgaaatcagatcttattagacatgagagaattcacacaggaatgaagccatattcatgttcagaatgtgagagatGTTATGCTTCCAAATcagatctcattacacatgagagaattcacacaggagtgaaaccatattcatgttcagaatgtggtaaatgttttgcttggaaatcaggtcttgttaaacatgagagaattcacacaggagtgaagccatattcatgttcagaatgtggtaaatgttttgcttggaaatcaggtcttgttaaacatgagagaattcacacaggagagaaaccatattcatgttcagaatgtggtaaatgttttgctcagaaatcaggtcttgttaaacatcagagaagttACACAAGAGTGAAGCCATAG
- the LOC142261429 gene encoding uncharacterized protein LOC142261429 isoform X2 — MQNAADTMEKGEMDVRNDERSRDLSTDDGTRSSTQKAKGTESHKGEKSYSCSECEKSFAKKSNLITHERIHTEEKPYSCSECGKCFALKSHLIRHERIHTGVKPYSCSDCERCFTDKSELIKHERTHTGEKPYSCSECERCFALKSDLIRHERIHTGMKPYSCSECERCYASKSDLITHERIHTGVKPYSCSECGKCFAWKSGLVKHERIHTGVKPYSCSECGKCFAWKSGLVKHERIHTGEKPYSCSECGKCFAQKSGLVKHQRSYTRVKP; from the exons atgcagaacgctgcagacacaatggaaaaaggagaaatggatgtgcggaatgatgaacggagtagagatctttccacag ATGATGGTACCAGGAGTTCAACACAGAAAGCTAAGGGAACTGAAAGTCACAAAggagagaagtcatattcatgttcagaatgtgagaaatcttTTGCTAAgaaatcaaatctcattacacatgagagaattcacacagaagagaagccatattcatgttcagaatgtgggaaatgttttgctctgaaATCACATCTTATCAGAcacgagagaattcacacaggagtgaagccatattcatgttcagattgtgagaGATGTTTTACTGACAAATCAGAGCTTATTAAAcatgagagaactcacacaggagagaagccatattcatgttcagaatgtgagagatgttttgctctgaaatcagatcttattagacatgagagaattcacacaggaatgaagccatattcatgttcagaatgtgagagatGTTATGCTTCCAAATcagatctcattacacatgagagaattcacacaggagtgaaaccatattcatgttcagaatgtggtaaatgttttgcttggaaatcaggtcttgttaaacatgagagaattcacacaggagtgaagccatattcatgttcagaatgtggtaaatgttttgcttggaaatcaggtcttgttaaacatgagagaattcacacaggagagaaaccatattcatgttcagaatgtggtaaatgttttgctcagaaatcaggtcttgttaaacatcagagaagttACACAAGAGTGAAGCCATAG